TCTATGGGCAGTCCCGCGTGCACACGGTCAAAGTATTCTTTCATGACCGGACCTCCTTCAGCAGGTTACGGAGATTTCCCCCGGCAATGGCTTCCTTGTCGGCCTGCGGGATGTCAGCATAGGTGAGCATGGATATTGCAGCCGTTCCGGTGAACCGCGGCATGTTGGTCCCGAAGAGGATCGGCCTGGAGCCGAACCGGCTCACCACATCCTCAAAAACACCGGCGCCGAAATATCGCGAGGTTTCCACATACAGATTAGGGAAACGGTCGAACAACGGGTAGGTGAAGCGGTTGTGACGGTAGCTCACATTAGTTGCGATTACGGGAAGGCGCGGATGGTTCTGCATAATTGTTACAATGGCCTCCCACCAGACAATCTCGATATCGAGCATGAGCGGCACACGGCTTTCTTCCAGTGCGCCGAGAAGTTCGCCGATGTTCCATTCCCCCAGGGAAAAGCTGTGGAAATCCTTGGTGGGGTACATCCGGACAGCCTTGACTCCATTTGCATCC
The sequence above is drawn from the Candidatus Latescibacter sp. genome and encodes:
- a CDS encoding amidohydrolase family protein; protein product: MAKLTYFDCNCSIGRVPYPHLHDISDVEGLKGEMAAAGIEEALVYHSAARDCDPPLGNSLLDEALHGVNGLHPAWVVLPHHTGEMPAPARLLKDMDANGVKAVRMYPTKDFHSFSLGEWNIGELLGALEESRVPLMLDIEIVWWEAIVTIMQNHPRLPVIATNVSYRHNRFTYPLFDRFPNLYVETSRYFGAGVFEDVVSRFGSRPILFGTNMPRFTGTAAISMLTYADIPQADKEAIAGGNLRNLLKEVRS